From Pseudomonas vanderleydeniana, the proteins below share one genomic window:
- a CDS encoding ankyrin repeat domain-containing protein translates to MRISVLLFLFAWAFNASADEQTTPADPQALKAQIQDYYFDAARGGDVEMLQTFIDAGYPLDTQDAQGYTALILAAYHGQGPAVERLLGAGANACVADKRGNTALMGAIFKGEVRIARRLLNSDCNPDQRNAAGQTAAMYAGLFKRTALLEALAAKGADLQAEDPLGNSAARLAEGEIRTPSAR, encoded by the coding sequence ATGCGTATTTCTGTCCTGCTGTTCCTGTTCGCCTGGGCGTTCAACGCCTCGGCCGATGAGCAGACGACGCCTGCCGATCCGCAAGCCCTCAAGGCGCAGATCCAGGACTACTACTTCGATGCCGCCCGCGGTGGCGATGTCGAGATGCTGCAGACCTTCATCGACGCCGGGTACCCGCTCGATACCCAGGACGCCCAGGGCTACACCGCACTGATCCTGGCGGCCTACCACGGCCAGGGGCCGGCGGTGGAGCGCCTGCTGGGGGCTGGAGCCAATGCCTGCGTGGCGGACAAGCGCGGCAACACCGCGCTGATGGGGGCGATCTTCAAGGGCGAGGTGCGGATCGCCCGGCGCCTGTTGAACAGCGACTGCAACCCCGACCAGCGCAATGCCGCCGGACAGACGGCAGCCATGTACGCCGGGTTGTTCAAGCGCACCGCGCTGCTCGAGGCCCTGGCGGCCAAGGGCGCCGATCTTCAGGCCGAGGACCCTTTGGGCAACAGTGCGGCACGCCTGGCCGAGGGCGAAATACGTACGCCGTCGGCGCGCTGA